A window of the Trichoderma asperellum chromosome 6, complete sequence genome harbors these coding sequences:
- a CDS encoding mitochondrial 37S ribosomal protein bS21m, with protein sequence MASTSRYGSMMLSRIAAPAQARAFSTSLAVRFNASRPRFNERINPLVGNFVPPTPAPKPAAAPKAQPETTTKTAEPSAEFTPPPPPPPPAAESESPSSSETSKSKFPYNAAESSTSSFNFDIAEIVAARSAAYGQSLNVGDPLQRPKIRTEAVTGRTVFIQDRLSPTSAPTPAVAIRVLERMCRDQKVRNKYHSQKFHERKGLKKKRLRSQRWRARFKTGFKAAVSKVMELKKQGW encoded by the coding sequence GCGCATTTTCCACATCGCTGGCTGTGCGATTCAATGCCTCCAGACCGCGCTTCAATGAGAGAATAAACCCTCTCGTCGGCAACTTCGTTCCTCCTACGCCAGCTCCTAAACCTGCCGCAGCACCAAAGGCCCAGCCCGAAACAACCACCAAGACAGCAGAGCCCAGCGCCGAATTCACGCCACCACccccaccaccgcctcccgCCGCTGAATCAGAATCTCCGTCATCGTCTGAGACTTCAAAATCCAAATTCCCCTACAATGCCGCCGAGTCATCCACCAGCTCCTTCAACTTCGACATTGCCGAAATCGTCGCCGCCAGATCTGCCGCCTACGGCCAGTCCCTCAACGTCGGCGATCCTCTCCAGCGCCCCAAGATCCGCACCGAAGCCGTCACCGGCCGCACCGTCTTTATCCAGGACCGCCTGTCTCCCACGTCGGCTCCTACGCCTGCCGTGGCTATTCGTGTGCTGGAGAGGATGTGCCGAGACCAAAAGGTCCGGAACAAGTACCACTCGCAGAAGTTTCACGAGAGAAAaggattgaagaagaagagactgagGAGTCAGCGATGGAGAGCGAGATTCAAGACGGGATTCAAGGCTGCTGTTAGCAAGGTTATGGAGTTGAAGAAGCAGGGCTGGTAA